A region from the Flavobacteriales bacterium genome encodes:
- a CDS encoding DUF2089 domain-containing protein, which translates to MQKKLPIICPSCQDGLAVSELSCHHCETKISGAFPLPAILKLNGEEQDFVLDFVMSGGSLKKMAAKMNKSYPTVRNVLDDIIEKLENQQK; encoded by the coding sequence ATGCAAAAGAAATTACCAATTATTTGTCCAAGTTGTCAAGATGGATTGGCGGTTAGTGAATTGAGTTGTCACCATTGTGAGACCAAGATTTCAGGAGCCTTTCCACTTCCTGCTATTTTAAAACTTAATGGAGAGGAGCAAGATTTTGTTCTTGATTTTGTAATGTCTGGCGGTTCTTTAAAAAAAATGGCAGCCAAAATGAACAAAAGTTACCCTACTGTTAGAAATGTTCTAGATGACATTATTGAAAAACTTGAAAATCAACAAAAATGA
- a CDS encoding zinc metallopeptidase, whose protein sequence is MLLYIILGFFALLGSVVSGQLRRKFAKYSQEPLSSGYSGKEIAEKMLMDKGISDVQITCTPGTLTDHYNPANRTVNLSEEVYHGRNIAAAAVSAHECGHAIQHATGYQWLQMRSKLVPFVSISSKIMNIVMIVGFIGAFALGFNLQIVLGIIIIAQAMIALFALVTLPVEYDASNRALAWLQMSGLAGHSEMEKAKDALKWAARTYLVSAIAAVVTLLYYVARFMGGNRN, encoded by the coding sequence ATGTTATTATACATTATTTTAGGTTTTTTCGCCTTACTTGGTTCTGTAGTGAGCGGACAACTCAGGAGAAAATTTGCAAAATACAGTCAAGAACCCTTGAGTTCCGGTTATTCGGGTAAAGAAATTGCAGAAAAAATGCTTATGGACAAAGGCATTTCTGACGTTCAAATAACGTGTACCCCAGGAACTCTTACAGATCACTACAATCCTGCTAACAGAACTGTGAATCTCAGTGAAGAAGTTTATCACGGAAGAAATATAGCCGCTGCTGCTGTTTCTGCTCACGAATGCGGCCATGCTATTCAGCATGCTACAGGTTATCAATGGTTACAAATGCGTTCAAAACTGGTTCCTTTTGTAAGCATCTCTTCAAAGATCATGAATATTGTGATGATTGTTGGTTTTATTGGGGCATTTGCATTAGGATTCAATTTACAAATCGTTTTAGGAATTATTATTATCGCTCAGGCAATGATTGCTTTGTTTGCATTGGTTACACTTCCTGTAGAATACGATGCGAGTAACAGAGCTTTGGCTTGGCTACAAATGAGCGGATTAGCAGGTCATTCTGAAATGGAAAAAGCAAAAGATGCTCTAAAATGGGCCGCAAGAACTTACCTTGTTTCAGCTATAGCAGCGGTGGTAACACTTCTCTACTATGTGGCACGATTTATGGGTGGAAATAGAAACTAA
- a CDS encoding DUF1573 domain-containing protein produces MKKTLLSLFFLAFAGMSMAQVISFEKTVHDFGTIDYAGNGTTYFVYKNTGKKPLIITKAKGSCGCTVPVVNKDPLMPGMSDSVMVKYDTKRPGNFQKSVTITSNSTVGAKGNTAGQSRSFLKIKGKVGAKPSQNSVNLLNKNKTKSMMAPSSNGAKAPATRPAPVRVSSKKG; encoded by the coding sequence ATGAAAAAAACATTACTCTCATTATTTTTTCTTGCTTTTGCAGGAATGAGCATGGCACAAGTTATTAGTTTTGAAAAAACTGTGCATGATTTCGGTACAATAGATTATGCTGGTAACGGTACCACATACTTTGTTTATAAAAACACTGGAAAAAAACCATTAATTATCACAAAAGCCAAAGGTTCTTGTGGATGTACGGTTCCTGTGGTAAACAAAGACCCATTGATGCCAGGAATGTCTGATTCTGTAATGGTAAAGTATGACACAAAACGTCCTGGAAACTTTCAAAAATCCGTGACGATTACTAGTAACAGTACAGTAGGAGCAAAAGGAAATACCGCTGGGCAATCTAGATCTTTCTTAAAAATAAAAGGTAAAGTGGGTGCAAAGCCAAGCCAAAATTCTGTAAATCTTCTAAACAAGAATAAAACTAAAAGCATGATGGCACCTTCTAGTAATGGAGCAAAAGCCCCTGCTACAAGACCTGCACCTGTAAGAGTAAGCAGTAAAAAAGGCTAA
- a CDS encoding ribonuclease Z has product MKSFELNILGSSSATPTSNRNPSGQILKFRNKTFLIDCGEGSQSQMRRYKLSFQKIDKIFISHLHGDHYLGLFGLLSTMSLNNRTKAVELYAPKDLEALLDLQKKVSRVQWSFPLHFFPTDPKTPQTLFEDESISIQSFPLEHRIETTGFIFREKIGERKLNPKALRDFEIPIYARRAIKKGADFEMENGEIITNKELTLDPDKPSSYAYCSDTVYKPEIVPLIQDVVMLYHEATFLHDLEKRAFETKHSTAKQAGEIAKMSSAQKLLIGHFSSRYYDLEPHKAEAQTVFENTELATEGSKFIF; this is encoded by the coding sequence ATGAAATCTTTTGAACTCAATATATTAGGAAGCAGCTCTGCCACACCCACTTCTAATAGAAACCCATCAGGACAGATTTTAAAATTCCGAAACAAAACATTCTTAATAGATTGTGGCGAAGGCTCTCAATCCCAAATGAGGCGATATAAGCTCAGTTTTCAAAAAATTGACAAAATTTTCATTTCCCATCTTCATGGAGATCATTATTTAGGTTTATTTGGACTCCTCAGTACCATGAGTCTCAACAATAGAACCAAAGCGGTAGAACTATATGCACCCAAAGACTTAGAAGCTTTATTGGATTTACAAAAAAAAGTATCGAGAGTTCAATGGTCTTTTCCTCTGCATTTTTTCCCTACCGACCCAAAAACACCACAAACACTGTTTGAAGATGAATCTATTAGTATCCAAAGCTTTCCTTTAGAACATAGAATAGAAACAACAGGCTTTATTTTTCGAGAAAAAATAGGCGAAAGAAAACTTAATCCCAAAGCTTTGAGAGATTTTGAGATTCCCATTTATGCCAGAAGAGCCATAAAAAAAGGAGCCGATTTTGAAATGGAAAACGGGGAAATCATCACCAACAAAGAACTTACATTAGATCCCGACAAACCTTCATCTTACGCCTACTGCTCAGACACAGTATATAAACCTGAGATTGTACCTCTAATTCAGGATGTAGTTATGCTTTATCATGAAGCTACGTTTTTACATGATCTAGAAAAGAGGGCTTTCGAAACCAAGCATTCTACTGCAAAACAAGCTGGTGAAATAGCAAAAATGTCGAGTGCTCAAAAACTTCTAATTGGACATTTTTCTTCAAGATATTATGACCTAGAACCGCATAAAGCAGAAGCTCAAACGGTTTTTGAAAATACTGAACTAGCAACAGAAGGTTCAAAATTTATTTTTTAA
- a CDS encoding glutaminyl-peptide cyclotransferase, whose product MKKNTFFTALLAILTLTISCDDQGAKKKKFGWKTVVKKQYLKQGESPEIKLINIGEPFDSLQVFYIGKRVEITKNGEFYTLQNNNNKVGNRVFDIKIFANGRKFSKKQNFFIYSKTAPKKRNYKVVNRYPHNATSFTQGLEFYGDKLIEGTGQYGESKLMEIDLKTGKATQSIDLAKSKFGEGITILNDKIYQLTWKAGHGFVYDTSFKLLNTFPYGKSKEGWGLCNDGKFLYKSDGSSTIYKIDPKNFREIEEIPVATHQAFPNMINELEWINGRIYANIYLQNYIVVINPKTGEVEQFIDFTDLAKENISEREQALNGIAFHKEKNELYITGKNWKYLYHIEIE is encoded by the coding sequence ATGAAGAAAAATACTTTTTTCACAGCTCTATTAGCCATACTTACACTTACAATTTCTTGTGATGATCAAGGAGCAAAAAAGAAAAAATTTGGTTGGAAAACTGTTGTAAAAAAACAATATCTAAAGCAAGGCGAATCCCCTGAAATAAAACTCATAAATATCGGTGAACCTTTTGATTCTCTGCAAGTTTTCTATATAGGAAAAAGAGTAGAAATCACCAAAAATGGCGAATTCTATACCCTTCAAAACAACAACAATAAAGTAGGAAATAGGGTTTTTGATATTAAAATATTTGCAAACGGAAGAAAATTTAGCAAAAAACAAAATTTCTTTATTTACTCAAAAACAGCGCCCAAAAAACGCAACTACAAAGTAGTAAACCGCTATCCTCACAATGCCACTTCTTTCACACAAGGACTAGAATTCTATGGTGACAAATTGATAGAAGGAACAGGACAGTATGGCGAAAGTAAACTCATGGAAATCGACCTAAAAACAGGGAAAGCAACACAAAGTATTGATCTTGCTAAATCAAAATTTGGAGAAGGGATTACCATTTTGAATGATAAAATCTACCAACTTACCTGGAAAGCTGGGCATGGTTTTGTGTATGACACTTCTTTTAAACTCTTGAATACATTTCCTTATGGAAAAAGTAAAGAAGGATGGGGACTGTGTAATGATGGTAAGTTTTTATACAAAAGTGATGGAAGTAGCACTATCTACAAAATAGACCCAAAAAACTTTAGAGAAATTGAAGAAATTCCTGTGGCAACTCACCAAGCATTTCCGAATATGATAAACGAATTAGAGTGGATTAATGGGAGAATTTATGCCAATATTTATCTTCAAAATTATATTGTAGTGATCAATCCAAAAACAGGTGAAGTAGAACAATTTATAGATTTTACAGATCTTGCAAAAGAGAATATATCAGAAAGAGAACAAGCCTTAAATGGGATTGCTTTCCATAAGGAAAAAAATGAACTCTACATCACAGGGAAAAATTGGAAATATCTCTATCATATTGAGATTGAATAA
- a CDS encoding trypsin-like peptidase domain-containing protein, which produces MKDTLRIVLAAGVGAVFAVGANNYYQSTNSTKEIVQKEIIDTPINPIIKRVNYHPNIQKGSFVEASKKTMDAVVHIKSKKKGTKSSFGYRNIPDPFRDFFGIPHRQAPSNSDELMPIGSGSGVIISSDGYIVTNNHVIQDADELEITLNNNESFIAEIVGTDPSTDLALLKINQKKLKHLSFANSDEVQVGEWVLAVGNPFRLNSTVTSGIVSAKARNINILKNKNAIESFIQTDAAVNPGNSGGALVNTFGELIGINTAIASNTGSYTGYSFAIPANIVSKVVRDLKDFGIVQRAYIGVSIQNVNATLAKENNLNDATGVFINNVVENGAADEAGMKTGDVIKSVDNQKVKTTAQLLEVIGAKRPGDQISLAIERAGKNQIIQMTLRNKNGETKVVKKSDRSIQELLGVELEQVEKGVKINKILEGLVAKKTEIQEGFVITKIEGKKMVKPEDIDRVLKGRKGGILIEGYYPGYASKYYYGLGLN; this is translated from the coding sequence ATGAAAGATACACTAAGAATCGTATTGGCAGCAGGAGTAGGAGCTGTTTTTGCAGTGGGAGCAAACAACTATTATCAATCTACTAATAGCACCAAAGAAATTGTTCAAAAGGAAATAATTGACACGCCCATTAATCCTATTATAAAAAGGGTAAATTATCACCCAAATATTCAAAAAGGGAGCTTTGTAGAAGCGTCTAAGAAAACGATGGATGCGGTAGTTCATATAAAATCAAAGAAAAAAGGAACAAAGAGTTCTTTTGGCTATAGAAATATCCCAGATCCTTTTCGTGATTTTTTTGGAATTCCGCACCGCCAGGCACCTTCAAATTCAGATGAACTTATGCCCATTGGTTCGGGTTCTGGGGTGATTATCTCTAGTGATGGATACATTGTTACCAATAACCATGTGATTCAAGATGCAGATGAGCTAGAGATTACTTTAAACAATAATGAGTCTTTTATTGCAGAAATTGTTGGAACAGATCCCAGTACAGATTTAGCTTTGCTGAAAATCAATCAAAAAAAACTAAAACACCTTTCTTTTGCAAATTCTGATGAGGTGCAAGTGGGAGAGTGGGTTTTGGCTGTTGGAAATCCATTTAGATTGAATTCCACGGTTACTTCGGGAATTGTGAGTGCCAAGGCAAGAAACATCAATATCCTTAAAAATAAAAATGCCATAGAAAGCTTTATACAAACTGATGCTGCCGTGAATCCAGGAAATAGTGGAGGCGCTTTGGTAAATACCTTTGGAGAACTTATCGGTATAAATACAGCCATTGCTTCAAATACGGGTTCTTATACGGGATATTCTTTTGCAATCCCTGCCAATATTGTATCCAAAGTGGTGAGAGATTTAAAGGATTTTGGGATTGTGCAGCGTGCCTATATTGGGGTGTCTATTCAAAATGTGAATGCTACACTGGCAAAAGAAAATAATTTGAATGATGCTACGGGAGTTTTTATCAACAATGTGGTTGAAAACGGTGCTGCAGATGAAGCAGGAATGAAAACTGGGGATGTGATTAAATCTGTTGATAATCAAAAGGTGAAAACTACAGCCCAACTTCTTGAGGTTATAGGTGCAAAAAGACCTGGAGATCAAATTTCTTTGGCAATTGAAAGAGCAGGGAAAAACCAGATAATCCAGATGACTTTAAGAAATAAAAATGGAGAAACTAAGGTAGTAAAAAAATCTGATAGAAGTATCCAAGAGCTTTTAGGAGTAGAATTAGAGCAAGTAGAAAAAGGAGTGAAAATCAATAAAATTCTCGAAGGTTTAGTTGCTAAGAAAACAGAGATTCAGGAAGGTTTTGTGATTACCAAAATTGAAGGGAAAAAGATGGTGAAACCAGAAGATATTGATCGGGTTTTAAAAGGAAGAAAAGGCGGAATACTTATAGAAGGTTATTATCCTGGATATGCTAGTAAATATTATTATGGTTTAGGTTTGAATTAG
- a CDS encoding alpha/beta fold hydrolase → MKKIFTLACSLLAFLSLNAQELRGLWKGDLVYGDQEIPLLFTFPEGDEKGYVESPTQTTEKYEITKFTLDDGAISIEVKSLGSKFEGFVEQGIIEGEIFQGGMTFPMELVSTTMDEVYPRPQTPKAPFEYQVEELKIPGAEKEITLAGTLTLPKAETYKNLAILITGSGPQNRDEELMYHKPFMVIADYLTKNGTAVFRYDERGVGESSGDFSTATSFDFGADVLAIVDHFSKDKRFQNASIGLIGHSEGGMIAPYVSNKNKNIKYIVLMAGTGAEGYEVILDQQSRILKAQGKHSDQDIKTMEQVGRRIFEYFKKNKDSKNIEKNLKEYIREMYEAHKTVMVPMGATAEMMAESTTKQYLSNWFREMLFYNPGPVLEMLQVPTLVLQGSKDLQVSEELNIPIIKNALKKSSVPHKIQVFESLNHLFQHCETGSVEEYIQIEQTISPEVLEVMSEWISNTKFERLTK, encoded by the coding sequence ATGAAAAAAATATTCACACTAGCGTGTTCTTTACTCGCTTTTTTATCATTAAATGCTCAAGAATTACGAGGTCTTTGGAAAGGAGATTTAGTTTATGGAGATCAGGAAATCCCTTTGCTATTCACTTTTCCAGAAGGTGATGAAAAAGGCTATGTAGAAAGTCCTACGCAAACAACAGAAAAGTATGAAATTACAAAATTCACCTTGGATGATGGAGCCATTTCAATTGAAGTGAAATCTTTGGGTTCTAAATTTGAAGGATTTGTGGAGCAAGGAATTATTGAAGGAGAAATTTTTCAAGGCGGAATGACTTTTCCAATGGAGCTAGTTTCCACAACAATGGATGAAGTTTACCCAAGACCACAGACTCCTAAAGCACCTTTTGAATACCAAGTAGAGGAATTAAAAATACCCGGTGCCGAAAAGGAAATCACACTCGCAGGTACGCTTACTTTACCTAAAGCTGAGACGTATAAAAATCTTGCAATTCTTATCACAGGAAGCGGTCCGCAAAACAGAGATGAAGAGTTGATGTATCACAAGCCATTTATGGTTATTGCCGATTATCTGACGAAAAATGGAACAGCTGTTTTTCGTTATGATGAGCGTGGAGTAGGGGAGTCTTCAGGAGATTTTTCAACGGCTACTTCTTTTGATTTTGGAGCTGATGTTTTGGCTATTGTTGATCATTTTTCAAAAGATAAAAGATTTCAAAATGCCTCTATTGGTCTTATAGGTCATAGCGAAGGTGGAATGATTGCACCTTATGTTTCAAATAAAAATAAGAATATAAAATATATCGTGTTAATGGCAGGAACTGGAGCAGAAGGTTATGAAGTGATTTTGGATCAACAATCTAGAATTTTAAAGGCTCAAGGAAAACATTCAGATCAGGATATAAAAACAATGGAGCAAGTAGGGCGTAGGATTTTTGAATACTTTAAGAAAAATAAAGATTCTAAGAATATTGAAAAAAATCTAAAGGAATACATCAGAGAAATGTATGAAGCACATAAAACAGTAATGGTTCCCATGGGAGCAACAGCTGAAATGATGGCAGAATCTACTACAAAACAATATTTAAGTAATTGGTTTAGAGAAATGCTTTTCTATAATCCAGGGCCCGTACTGGAGATGCTTCAAGTTCCTACTTTGGTTCTTCAAGGAAGTAAAGATTTGCAGGTGAGTGAAGAACTAAATATTCCGATCATAAAAAATGCTCTGAAAAAATCTAGTGTTCCTCATAAAATACAAGTCTTTGAAAGTTTAAACCATCTATTTCAACATTGTGAAACGGGATCTGTAGAAGAATATATACAGATCGAACAGACGATTTCACCTGAGGTTCTAGAGGTGATGTCAGAATGGATTTCCAATACAAAGTTTGAAAGATTAACAAAGTAG
- a CDS encoding YdeI/OmpD-associated family protein — MKDAEDYCPSCKEDWRTWLALNHLEKEAIWLIFHKKKSPNYNLSWSDSVDEALCFGWIDSTKKRIDDYKYKQYFCKRKAKSNWSKVNKDKVKSLIDQGLMTEEGYKSIEIAKENGSWTILDKVEALILPEDLKEEFANHEGSITYFDSLSKSAKKGLLYWVFSAKRKETRQKRIVEIVENASQNQKPKQFR, encoded by the coding sequence ATGAAAGATGCTGAGGACTACTGCCCAAGTTGTAAAGAAGATTGGAGAACGTGGTTAGCATTAAATCATCTAGAAAAAGAGGCAATTTGGCTTATTTTTCATAAGAAAAAATCACCAAATTATAATCTAAGCTGGAGTGATTCAGTTGATGAAGCGCTTTGTTTTGGTTGGATTGATAGTACAAAAAAGAGAATAGATGACTACAAGTACAAACAATATTTCTGTAAACGAAAAGCAAAAAGTAATTGGTCTAAAGTAAATAAAGACAAAGTCAAATCTTTAATTGACCAAGGACTTATGACAGAAGAAGGCTATAAAAGCATTGAAATAGCGAAAGAGAATGGCTCATGGACAATTTTGGATAAAGTTGAAGCCCTTATATTACCGGAAGACTTAAAAGAAGAATTTGCAAATCACGAAGGTTCAATTACTTATTTTGACAGTTTAAGTAAGTCTGCTAAAAAGGGTTTATTGTATTGGGTATTTTCGGCTAAACGAAAAGAGACAAGACAAAAAAGAATTGTAGAAATTGTAGAAAACGCAAGTCAAAACCAAAAACCAAAGCAATTTAGATAG
- a CDS encoding ABC transporter ATP-binding protein/permease — protein sequence MKELLYLKKYFIKYKLPLLLGVVFILISNIFSVIIPEFIGKSFDEITNYLNLSNQDNLDMKGFKSLLITYSGVILGAAILKGFFTFLMRQTVNVTSRKIEFDIKNEIYTHYQKLESNFYIKNKTGDIINRISEDVSKVRMFLGPAVMYSINLVIMIALVVWRMYSVSPLLTLYTVIPMPILAFTIYYVSNKINKKSLLVQESLAKISNISQESFAGIRFIKSYGLEDTLFSASKKRYENYKDDKVSLIKTQSLFFPLMILLIGISNLTVIYFGGQEAILGNITLGSIPTFLVYVNMLTWPVASIGWVSSITYTAAASQKRINEFLKTKPSIINTAKEKTSILGDVEFKNVHFTYPHSGVKALQGVSFKIKKGETLGIIGKTGSGKTTIAQLICRVFDIQNGEINLNNKEVKDHHLYGLRNHIAYVPQDVFLFSDSVKNNIAFGVENAQENDIIEAAKMAVVHENIENFKEQYDTKIGERGISLSGGQKQRISLARAMMKQPDLLILDDSLSAVDMETEHQIIANLQKWIKDKTSIIISHRISSVQHADQIIVLDQGKIIEKGTHQELLKLDGHYKEVYQSQQET from the coding sequence ATGAAGGAGCTACTCTATCTAAAAAAATATTTCATTAAATATAAACTCCCCCTACTGTTAGGTGTGGTATTTATATTGATTTCCAATATATTTTCTGTTATTATTCCAGAATTTATCGGTAAAAGCTTTGATGAAATCACAAACTACTTAAACTTGTCAAATCAAGATAACCTCGATATGAAAGGTTTTAAATCTTTATTAATTACCTATAGCGGAGTAATTCTGGGAGCGGCAATTTTAAAAGGGTTTTTTACTTTTTTGATGCGTCAAACAGTAAATGTGACTTCTAGAAAAATTGAATTTGATATCAAAAATGAAATTTATACCCATTACCAAAAATTAGAAAGCAATTTCTATATCAAAAATAAAACGGGGGATATTATCAATAGAATCTCAGAGGATGTTTCTAAGGTAAGAATGTTTCTAGGACCAGCAGTTATGTATTCCATCAACTTGGTCATTATGATTGCCTTGGTGGTGTGGAGAATGTATTCGGTAAGTCCGTTACTTACTCTTTATACAGTAATTCCTATGCCCATTTTAGCTTTTACCATTTATTATGTGAGTAATAAAATCAATAAAAAAAGCTTGCTCGTTCAGGAATCATTAGCAAAAATCTCCAATATAAGCCAAGAATCATTTGCTGGAATTCGTTTTATTAAATCTTATGGACTAGAAGATACTTTGTTTTCCGCCAGTAAAAAAAGATATGAAAACTATAAGGATGATAAAGTAAGTCTTATTAAAACACAGTCTCTTTTCTTTCCTTTAATGATTCTTTTAATCGGAATTTCTAACCTGACAGTTATTTACTTTGGTGGACAAGAAGCTATTTTGGGCAATATTACTCTGGGTAGTATTCCTACTTTTTTAGTTTATGTAAATATGCTTACTTGGCCTGTGGCTTCTATTGGGTGGGTGAGTTCTATTACCTATACTGCGGCAGCATCTCAAAAAAGAATCAATGAATTCTTAAAAACCAAACCGAGCATCATAAATACCGCCAAGGAAAAAACAAGCATTTTAGGTGATGTAGAGTTTAAAAATGTACATTTTACCTACCCTCATTCTGGAGTGAAAGCACTTCAAGGGGTTTCCTTTAAAATTAAAAAAGGTGAAACACTAGGAATTATCGGTAAAACTGGATCTGGAAAAACCACCATAGCTCAATTGATATGTAGAGTTTTTGATATTCAAAACGGTGAAATTAACCTCAACAATAAGGAAGTTAAAGATCATCATCTTTATGGGCTAAGAAATCATATAGCTTATGTTCCTCAAGATGTTTTCCTTTTTTCAGATTCGGTAAAAAACAATATTGCATTTGGTGTAGAAAATGCTCAGGAAAATGACATTATCGAAGCTGCAAAAATGGCTGTGGTACACGAAAATATTGAGAATTTTAAAGAACAATATGATACCAAAATAGGAGAAAGAGGTATCAGTCTTTCGGGAGGACAAAAACAAAGAATATCGCTTGCAAGGGCAATGATGAAACAACCCGATTTATTAATTTTGGATGATTCATTATCTGCTGTAGACATGGAAACAGAGCATCAAATTATTGCGAATCTTCAAAAATGGATTAAAGATAAAACTTCTATTATTATTTCCCATAGAATATCTTCTGTACAACATGCAGATCAAATAATTGTTCTTGACCAAGGTAAAATTATAGAAAAAGGAACCCACCAAGAACTTTTAAAACTTGATGGGCACTATAAAGAGGTTTACCAATCTCAGCAGGAAACTTAG